A portion of the Candidatus Nitrosotenuis aquarius genome contains these proteins:
- a CDS encoding CTP synthase, which translates to MQTKFIFVTGGVMSGLGKGVVTSSIAKLLQLSNQRVSCVKIDPYLNYDAGTMNPVAHGEVYVTDDGGECDMDIGNYERFLNQNLKKTHNITTAQIYSAVIEAERRGEYLGACVQIIPHITDEIKKRIHKIAEDEKLDFLVVECGGTVGDIESLPFLEALRQMRLEEGPQGVLFVHVTLAPSLDVVGEQKTKPTQHSVQELRRIGIQPDFMAVRCTEPLLESTKKKISMFTNVTASDVFSCHDVSSIFSVPQILYEQGIVDKIFTKFAKVGMINSAANWDNWNSIVQSMQQKDGEIKIAMVGKYVTLADSYVSVNHALKHAGAKIGKSISIDWIDSEGINGNVDALSKYNGILVPGGFGSRGVEGIIKTANFAREKNIPYLGICFGFQLAAVAFGRHVLNYSDANSTELDPNTTHPVVDLLPEQKTMSNLGGTLRLGAHDITIKPNTIAAKTYNATHVSRRHRHRYEINTKYLQEFEKKGLVFSAESDNSKRMEMLEIPSHKFYFGVQFHPEFNSRPGFPEESFEAFVRASAS; encoded by the coding sequence GTGCAGACAAAGTTCATTTTTGTTACAGGCGGTGTCATGTCTGGCCTAGGCAAGGGCGTAGTCACATCTTCTATTGCAAAACTATTACAATTATCAAACCAGAGGGTTTCTTGCGTCAAAATAGACCCATACCTGAACTATGATGCAGGAACAATGAACCCAGTAGCCCACGGCGAAGTATATGTCACAGATGACGGGGGCGAGTGCGACATGGACATTGGAAATTATGAGCGATTCCTAAACCAAAACCTCAAAAAAACCCACAACATCACGACTGCCCAGATTTATTCCGCAGTAATAGAGGCAGAACGCCGAGGCGAATACCTAGGTGCATGCGTCCAGATTATTCCACACATTACAGACGAAATCAAAAAGAGAATCCACAAAATAGCAGAAGATGAAAAGCTCGACTTTCTTGTCGTAGAGTGTGGTGGAACGGTAGGAGACATTGAATCACTGCCATTCCTAGAGGCATTGCGACAGATGAGACTAGAGGAAGGGCCGCAAGGTGTATTGTTTGTCCATGTTACCCTGGCTCCATCACTGGATGTAGTAGGCGAGCAAAAGACCAAGCCGACGCAGCATTCCGTCCAAGAGCTGCGAAGAATAGGTATCCAGCCAGACTTTATGGCAGTTCGGTGCACAGAGCCACTCTTGGAATCAACAAAAAAGAAAATCTCCATGTTCACCAACGTTACGGCAAGCGATGTGTTCTCATGTCATGACGTGTCATCAATATTTTCAGTTCCGCAAATTCTCTACGAACAGGGTATAGTCGATAAAATATTTACAAAGTTTGCCAAGGTCGGCATGATAAACTCGGCTGCAAACTGGGACAACTGGAATAGCATAGTCCAGTCAATGCAGCAAAAAGACGGCGAGATCAAAATAGCAATGGTTGGAAAATATGTCACATTAGCAGACAGCTATGTGAGCGTAAACCACGCACTAAAGCACGCAGGAGCTAAAATTGGAAAATCCATATCTATAGACTGGATTGACTCTGAAGGAATTAACGGAAACGTCGATGCACTATCAAAATACAACGGCATCTTAGTGCCGGGAGGATTTGGATCACGTGGCGTAGAAGGAATAATAAAAACAGCAAACTTTGCGCGAGAGAAAAACATACCATACCTAGGAATCTGTTTTGGATTTCAGCTAGCTGCAGTCGCGTTTGGCAGACATGTGCTGAATTATTCCGATGCAAACTCAACAGAGCTAGACCCAAACACTACACATCCAGTTGTGGACTTGCTGCCAGAGCAAAAGACAATGTCAAATCTTGGTGGAACGCTACGACTAGGTGCACATGATATTACAATAAAACCAAACACAATTGCAGCAAAAACATACAATGCAACTCATGTCTCAAGACGACACAGACACAGATACGAAATCAACACAAAATACCTACAGGAATTTGAGAAAAAAGGCCTAGTATTTTCAGCAGAATCTGATAATTCAAAGAGAATGGAAATGCTAGAGATTCCATCGCACAAGTTCTATTTTGGTGTGCAATTCCATCCGGAATTCAACAGTAGGCCAGGCTTTCCAGAAGAGTCCTTTGAGGCCTTTGTCCGGGCTTCGGCAAGCTAG
- a CDS encoding SemiSWEET family sugar transporter: protein MIEDVWVTILGSVAAALVTGSFVPQVIRGYRTKSLNDVSYWLMITICVGLSLWIGYGIIKQDWVIIGANISTIALNVMLLALKVKYSK, encoded by the coding sequence ATGATCGAAGACGTCTGGGTGACAATTCTTGGGAGCGTGGCAGCAGCTCTTGTTACCGGAAGCTTTGTGCCACAAGTGATTCGTGGCTATAGGACAAAGAGCCTCAACGACGTGTCGTATTGGTTAATGATTACAATATGCGTTGGATTGTCTTTGTGGATTGGATATGGAATAATAAAACAAGACTGGGTCATAATCGGCGCAAACATTAGCACTATAGCGCTAAACGTGATGTTGCTTGCCTTGAAGGTAAAATACTCAAAATAG